One region of Candidatus Bathyarchaeia archaeon genomic DNA includes:
- the ileS gene encoding isoleucine--tRNA ligase, with the protein MRKLKNHYNPVEIEEEVLRWWRKESVEKRIEAARKDGPLFRFLEGPPTTNGLMHIGHARGRAMKDVVLRFRTMQGYDVWRRAGWDCQGLPVEIEVEKKLGLGSKRDIERIGFQRFVEECNKLVDFYISSWRENSERLGLWLDYDNAYQTRRDEYIETVWWALKRAFDKGLLKEDFKVVPTCPRCETPLSSHEVAQGYTSVKDPSIYVKFPLEGREGEYILIWTTTPWTLPGDEAVSVNPDFDYARVKVSGETWILALELVDRVMTQLGVEKYEIVETVKGRTLVGLRYRHPLLEETPTHREHVTPPDHTIVCGAHVTLEEGTGCVHTAPAHGPEDFEIGRETGLTLFCPVDQRGCFKEEAGKYAGKFVKAADQEIISDLRAKGLLVWSGEIEHEYPLCWRCESPLIYRVDRQWFIRVDSIRRRMIEENAKVNWVPEWAGKSRFGEWLANAEDWCISRSRVWGTPLNIWRCVGCQKVVAVGSRAELEKLAFRLPERLELHRPWIDEVVLRCEVCGGEMRRTPYVLDVWLDSGMAHAAAVNYPKDKSLFEKLYPYDFVTEAVDQTRGWFYSLLATGVLLFDKAPYRSVLCQGHVVDKYEQKMSKSKGNVVWANETLEKYGADLIRIYLLMKAPPEDTLIFDPDDLEQIKRVMSVLWNVFVFTITYMLLDNFKPEAWPLEAVEAYLENEDRWLLSRCQSVQREVTTSLESLRLHKAVRSLLNFVTEDISRFYIRLIRRRTWIEAEEMGKTAAYATLYYALSVAVKLMAPIAPYVTEELYHALTGDTNSVHSCTWPPFNEKLFDARLEKYMDITREAVKAALAARQRGKMKVRWPIRKVTIVPSSSEAEEALRRQANILANQINAKEVEVQKPGSIPPFIEIVIEPRYERLGPRFKGRVSEVSEALRQMGGKLEKRVEELTLNVGGEEVKLTSEDFAVKESLPKHVVSESFSYGIVYIDITLTRELLAEALAKEIVRRAQVMRKEMQLKIEEYVNLTLQPQEQEIVELLEIMREYITREVRVRSLQITPPEGEVAVPSGSYVKEWEIWDEIVKIILQRVD; encoded by the coding sequence GTGAGGAAGTTGAAGAACCACTATAACCCGGTCGAGATAGAGGAGGAAGTCCTTAGATGGTGGCGGAAGGAGAGCGTTGAGAAGCGCATTGAGGCGGCGAGGAAGGATGGGCCTCTCTTCCGTTTCCTCGAGGGCCCCCCGACCACCAACGGTCTTATGCATATAGGTCATGCCCGAGGTAGGGCGATGAAAGATGTGGTGCTACGGTTTAGGACTATGCAGGGCTACGATGTCTGGCGTAGGGCAGGGTGGGACTGCCAAGGATTACCCGTGGAGATCGAGGTCGAGAAGAAGCTAGGTTTAGGTTCGAAGCGGGACATCGAGAGGATTGGCTTTCAGAGGTTCGTAGAGGAGTGTAATAAACTAGTTGATTTTTACATTAGCAGTTGGAGAGAGAACTCTGAGAGACTGGGGTTGTGGCTTGACTATGATAACGCCTACCAGACCAGACGTGATGAGTATATAGAGACGGTGTGGTGGGCTCTTAAAAGAGCCTTCGATAAAGGTCTTCTTAAAGAGGACTTCAAGGTGGTTCCCACCTGTCCCCGTTGTGAAACTCCACTCTCAAGCCACGAAGTAGCTCAAGGATACACCTCCGTCAAAGACCCATCCATCTATGTGAAATTTCCGCTAGAAGGACGGGAGGGAGAATACATACTGATCTGGACTACCACGCCGTGGACGTTGCCTGGAGATGAGGCAGTCTCAGTAAATCCAGACTTTGATTATGCCAGAGTTAAGGTTAGCGGTGAAACTTGGATCCTAGCCTTAGAGCTGGTCGACCGAGTAATGACACAACTTGGAGTCGAGAAATATGAGATTGTTGAGACAGTCAAGGGGCGAACGCTTGTAGGGTTGAGGTATAGGCACCCACTCCTCGAGGAGACCCCTACCCATAGAGAGCACGTTACGCCGCCTGATCATACTATTGTATGCGGCGCCCATGTTACTTTAGAGGAGGGTACAGGTTGCGTCCACACAGCCCCAGCTCACGGTCCAGAGGACTTTGAAATCGGGAGAGAAACAGGCCTGACCCTATTCTGTCCTGTTGACCAGAGAGGGTGCTTTAAGGAGGAAGCTGGCAAGTATGCAGGCAAATTTGTCAAAGCGGCTGATCAGGAGATAATCTCCGACCTTAGGGCGAAGGGCCTACTTGTATGGTCGGGGGAGATAGAACATGAGTACCCGCTCTGCTGGCGGTGCGAGTCACCCCTCATCTATAGGGTTGACAGGCAGTGGTTCATCCGAGTGGACTCCATACGCCGAAGGATGATCGAAGAGAATGCCAAGGTAAACTGGGTTCCTGAATGGGCTGGTAAGAGCAGATTTGGGGAGTGGCTGGCTAATGCTGAAGACTGGTGTATAAGTCGGTCGAGAGTATGGGGGACCCCACTAAACATATGGCGGTGTGTTGGCTGTCAGAAAGTGGTGGCTGTTGGTAGTAGAGCAGAGTTGGAGAAGCTGGCTTTCAGGTTACCTGAGCGTCTAGAACTCCACCGCCCATGGATAGATGAGGTGGTACTCCGCTGTGAGGTTTGTGGGGGGGAGATGAGGAGGACCCCATATGTCCTCGATGTGTGGTTGGATTCAGGTATGGCCCACGCTGCGGCTGTAAACTATCCAAAGGATAAGAGCCTGTTCGAGAAGCTCTATCCCTACGACTTTGTGACCGAAGCTGTAGATCAGACACGAGGGTGGTTCTACTCCCTATTAGCTACAGGTGTGCTTCTCTTCGATAAAGCACCGTATAGGAGCGTCCTTTGCCAAGGTCACGTTGTGGACAAGTATGAACAGAAGATGTCCAAGTCTAAGGGGAACGTTGTATGGGCTAATGAGACACTCGAAAAGTATGGAGCGGACCTGATTCGAATTTACCTCCTAATGAAGGCCCCACCAGAAGATACGCTGATCTTCGACCCTGACGACCTAGAGCAGATCAAAAGGGTAATGTCAGTTCTCTGGAATGTATTCGTCTTCACCATCACCTATATGCTCCTTGACAATTTCAAACCTGAGGCTTGGCCTTTGGAGGCTGTAGAGGCTTATTTAGAGAACGAGGATAGATGGCTACTATCCAGGTGCCAGTCAGTGCAGAGGGAGGTAACTACAAGTTTAGAAAGCCTGCGGCTTCATAAGGCAGTCCGCAGCCTCCTTAATTTCGTAACAGAAGACATCAGCCGGTTCTACATTAGGTTGATCAGGAGGCGAACTTGGATAGAGGCGGAGGAGATGGGCAAGACTGCAGCCTACGCCACACTTTACTACGCATTATCGGTGGCGGTCAAGCTTATGGCACCTATAGCCCCCTATGTGACTGAGGAGTTATACCACGCCTTAACTGGTGACACTAATAGTGTCCACAGCTGTACGTGGCCACCTTTCAACGAGAAACTCTTTGATGCCAGACTGGAGAAGTATATGGATATCACCCGCGAGGCCGTTAAGGCGGCTCTTGCTGCGAGACAGAGAGGCAAAATGAAGGTGAGGTGGCCAATAAGAAAGGTTACAATAGTCCCTTCAAGCAGCGAAGCTGAGGAGGCTCTTCGCCGCCAAGCAAATATTCTGGCTAACCAGATAAACGCGAAAGAGGTGGAGGTTCAAAAACCAGGCTCTATACCGCCCTTTATAGAGATCGTCATCGAGCCGAGGTACGAGAGGCTTGGGCCGAGGTTTAAGGGCAGAGTTTCCGAAGTTAGTGAGGCTTTAAGACAGATGGGCGGCAAACTTGAGAAGAGGGTTGAGGAGCTAACCCTGAATGTTGGTGGTGAGGAGGTAAAGCTCACATCCGAGGACTTTGCCGTGAAGGAGAGCTTACCCAAACATGTTGTATCTGAAAGCTTCTCTTATGGAATAGTATACATTGACATAACGCTTACGCGTGAGCTTCTAGCAGAGGCTTTAGCGAAGGAGATCGTGAGAAGAGCTCAAGTAATGCGGAAGGAGATGCAGCTCAAAATAGAGGAATATGTCAATCTCACCCTCCAACCTCAAGAACAGGAAATCGTGGAGCTTCTCGAGATTATGAGAGAATATATTACGAGGGAAGTCAGGGTGAGAAGCCTTCAAATAACCCCTCCAGAGGGGGAGGTGGCTGTACCCTCCGGCTCATATGTGAAGGAGTGGGAGATTTGGGACGAGATAGTGAAGATTATTCTGCAAAGAGTCGACTGA
- a CDS encoding STT3 domain-containing protein, protein MGSGAEAVNKHAAKMLAFPYRGLIIAICLAAVVFIALGVRILPLRWGAYLSEFDSFWHFYVAEYIVENGLFSVFGWVDDMTWFPWGRDVAGTTPLGLPYTVVFFYLILKSLGAQTELLDVALYLPPFMAAATCLVLYFLGKDLGGKETGILAALFLALNEAYIGRTTLGFLKHETVGVFAIILASFLFLRSVDAKRSVKSCLIYAALAGLSVAYLNISWGAFWFILALIPLFIVALVVVGRYSPRVLLVYSLTMCIGIVFTLPFPRPGFGILTAFGILPVIGGFIILLVAELLRHIKSPRTKLALVTSILTVAAMSAVILYQLGFVTPLTAKIMTVIDPSQREQLAGPIVESVAEHKMSTWATFYSQFGNVLILAPLGFYLALKRRWRRDIYLVVAGVLSVYFASSFVRLTLIMAPFITLLGAYALVSITRPLAVGIKSSKSADKGKRTPRVSPYLSLATILILALLMTPTFFSSVEGAYAPVTIAAAGTPLREYRGDWLEALAWMRDNIPPDEPVLSWWDYGYWIAIEGDHKSIADNATLNTTQIASIGQILLSNETRAFQLAKQYFNARYIVIFVTTVPQQGGGHAPWLWGDEGKWYYIAQIAQQYYPEISIENADSNQDGYPDSNTLLGKAILYAIGEPWDGLDSEVVFVSSSHNFLGTNKVTTQVIILKWLQ, encoded by the coding sequence TTGGGGAGTGGGGCTGAGGCAGTCAACAAGCATGCCGCGAAGATGCTGGCCTTTCCTTACAGGGGTCTTATCATAGCCATTTGTCTTGCGGCTGTCGTCTTCATCGCCTTAGGGGTACGGATTCTCCCCTTAAGGTGGGGGGCATATCTATCAGAGTTTGACTCCTTCTGGCACTTCTACGTTGCCGAATACATTGTGGAGAATGGTTTATTCTCGGTTTTTGGGTGGGTGGACGATATGACGTGGTTTCCTTGGGGGCGTGATGTGGCTGGTACTACCCCGCTAGGGCTACCTTATACGGTGGTCTTCTTTTACCTCATCCTTAAGAGTCTAGGAGCCCAGACTGAGCTCTTAGATGTAGCTTTATATCTGCCTCCATTTATGGCTGCCGCCACCTGTCTGGTGTTATATTTCTTAGGTAAAGATCTAGGCGGCAAGGAGACAGGAATCCTTGCGGCGTTATTCCTAGCTCTCAACGAAGCATACATCGGCCGGACGACTCTTGGTTTCCTCAAGCATGAGACTGTAGGTGTCTTCGCTATAATTCTGGCATCCTTCCTATTCCTGAGGTCCGTCGACGCTAAGCGGTCTGTTAAGAGTTGTCTAATTTACGCCGCACTTGCAGGCCTTAGTGTAGCCTATCTTAATATATCGTGGGGGGCATTCTGGTTTATTCTTGCACTAATCCCCCTATTCATAGTGGCGTTGGTTGTGGTAGGGCGTTACTCCCCACGAGTTCTCTTAGTTTACAGCCTAACCATGTGCATCGGTATAGTCTTCACCCTCCCCTTCCCCAGGCCTGGCTTTGGGATACTGACAGCATTCGGAATTCTGCCGGTAATAGGTGGATTCATAATTCTTCTAGTGGCTGAACTCCTTAGGCATATAAAGAGCCCAAGGACCAAGCTGGCTCTAGTAACAAGTATTTTAACTGTTGCGGCAATGAGCGCTGTTATCTTATACCAGCTCGGATTTGTTACCCCACTTACAGCTAAAATAATGACTGTTATCGACCCGAGTCAGAGGGAGCAGCTGGCCGGGCCAATTGTGGAGTCTGTTGCAGAGCATAAGATGAGCACCTGGGCTACTTTCTACAGCCAATTTGGGAACGTCCTCATCCTAGCCCCACTCGGCTTCTATCTGGCTTTAAAGAGGAGGTGGAGGAGGGACATCTACCTCGTGGTGGCGGGGGTGCTCTCGGTCTATTTCGCGTCTTCCTTCGTAAGGCTGACCCTGATCATGGCGCCCTTTATTACGCTTCTCGGCGCCTACGCCTTAGTCTCCATAACACGCCCTTTAGCTGTGGGCATCAAATCATCTAAGAGCGCCGATAAAGGTAAGCGGACGCCTCGAGTGTCACCTTACCTCTCGCTCGCTACTATACTGATTCTAGCTCTCCTAATGACTCCGACATTTTTCTCTTCCGTGGAAGGGGCATACGCGCCCGTTACGATAGCCGCCGCAGGTACACCGCTCCGGGAGTATCGTGGCGATTGGCTTGAAGCTCTAGCGTGGATGCGAGATAATATCCCTCCAGATGAACCAGTTCTCTCATGGTGGGACTATGGCTACTGGATAGCTATAGAGGGAGACCATAAGAGCATAGCCGATAACGCCACATTGAACACTACTCAGATAGCCAGCATCGGGCAAATTCTCCTCTCGAACGAGACCAGAGCTTTCCAACTAGCTAAACAGTATTTCAACGCCAGATATATCGTCATTTTTGTGACTACAGTTCCCCAACAGGGAGGTGGCCATGCGCCTTGGTTGTGGGGGGATGAAGGGAAGTGGTATTACATAGCCCAGATAGCTCAGCAGTACTACCCAGAGATCAGCATCGAGAATGCGGACAGTAACCAGGATGGTTACCCGGACAGTAATACGTTGCTGGGCAAGGCTATCCTCTACGCCATAGGAGAGCCGTGGGACGGGCTTGACTCTGAGGTGGTATTCGTATCCTCTTCTCACAACTTCTTAGGAACCAACAAGGTTACAACGCAAGTAATTATACTAAAATGGTTACAATGA
- a CDS encoding RNA-protein complex protein Nop10 — protein sequence MSPWIMRRCKKCGEYTLKVDRCPRCGGEVSIPHPAKFSIDDRYARYRRALRSETLSHSTSHNSEKSETTG from the coding sequence TTGAGTCCGTGGATCATGAGAAGATGCAAGAAGTGTGGGGAGTACACTCTCAAAGTTGATCGGTGCCCCAGATGTGGAGGGGAAGTTAGCATACCTCATCCAGCTAAGTTCTCAATTGATGATAGATACGCAAGGTATAGGAGGGCGCTGAGGAGTGAAACTCTCAGCCACTCGACTTCTCATAACTCAGAGAAGAGTGAGACTACTGGATGA
- a CDS encoding translation initiation factor IF-2 subunit alpha yields MSDVFSLYLYGGSVLSDTTTQRVTPEVGEIVIATVVKVTDYGAYAALDEYDGMEGFIHISEVASTWVRNIRNFVRENQKVVLKVLRVDPVKHHVDLSLRRVSGTERKSKLVEWKRRRKAAAILKSAAEELKIEAETFVRDVMAKLEDKYGDAYEGLEDLAERGEEAANRLKLPQNWATAVLETVKQKVRIPTVTIKGSLELTCPKPDGVGIIKKILMECKSAKRHRKARVNIYTVGAPRYAVEVTAKDYKDAEKVMAEISEYAVREIEKSGGDGYFKRES; encoded by the coding sequence ATCTCTGACGTCTTTAGCCTCTATCTTTATGGGGGATCAGTTCTGAGCGACACCACTACTCAGAGGGTAACCCCGGAGGTGGGGGAGATAGTTATCGCAACGGTAGTGAAGGTAACTGACTATGGAGCCTATGCTGCACTAGACGAATACGATGGAATGGAAGGCTTCATTCACATCTCAGAGGTCGCTTCGACATGGGTCAGGAACATAAGGAATTTCGTCAGAGAAAACCAGAAGGTAGTTCTGAAAGTACTCAGGGTTGACCCTGTAAAACACCACGTAGACCTCTCTCTCCGAAGAGTCAGCGGAACGGAGCGGAAGAGCAAGCTTGTAGAATGGAAGAGGAGGAGAAAGGCCGCGGCTATTCTAAAGAGCGCCGCGGAGGAGCTCAAGATTGAGGCAGAAACGTTTGTACGCGATGTCATGGCCAAGTTAGAGGACAAATATGGGGACGCATACGAGGGGCTTGAGGATCTGGCTGAAAGAGGAGAGGAGGCGGCAAACCGCCTCAAGTTACCTCAAAACTGGGCTACGGCAGTTTTGGAGACAGTGAAGCAGAAGGTAAGGATCCCCACCGTGACTATCAAAGGAAGCCTAGAGTTGACATGCCCGAAGCCTGACGGCGTAGGGATAATTAAGAAGATCCTAATGGAGTGTAAGAGTGCTAAGAGGCATAGGAAGGCGAGAGTTAACATCTATACTGTCGGAGCTCCGAGGTATGCGGTAGAGGTTACAGCGAAGGATTACAAAGACGCTGAGAAGGTAATGGCTGAGATTTCAGAATACGCAGTACGAGAGATTGAGAAGAGCGGGGGGGATGGGTATTTTAAGAGAGAGAGCTGA
- a CDS encoding class I SAM-dependent methyltransferase — MRLKTGKLEYWRNLKAALEEVVPFYERVNTAISFGGAWRWRVIGLQILPIRGGVILDAGIGPGNMACAAAKILRPRIIIGLDPSIKMLKEAKEASWRCGEVDFHLVQGIFEALPFRAGVFDVALCGFALRDAIDLESSLAELSRSLSTRGRLLIIEIGKPDNPLARGVYRVYWRFIATLVARIAARWTARGNPWRWLAVTYDNLPQNRLLELMISRSLKVDRKCSNFGFVNLVIAEKTE, encoded by the coding sequence GTGCGCCTGAAGACAGGTAAACTTGAGTATTGGAGGAACCTCAAAGCAGCCCTCGAGGAAGTCGTACCTTTCTATGAGCGGGTAAACACTGCCATATCATTCGGTGGAGCCTGGAGGTGGAGGGTTATAGGACTTCAAATCCTTCCCATTCGCGGTGGGGTAATACTCGACGCAGGGATAGGCCCAGGTAACATGGCTTGTGCCGCTGCCAAGATACTTAGGCCTAGAATTATCATAGGGTTGGACCCATCAATAAAGATGCTAAAGGAAGCGAAGGAAGCTAGTTGGCGATGTGGAGAGGTTGACTTTCACCTTGTCCAAGGCATCTTTGAAGCCTTACCGTTTAGGGCGGGGGTTTTCGATGTGGCGCTCTGCGGTTTTGCGCTTAGAGATGCGATAGACCTAGAAAGTTCACTTGCAGAACTAAGTAGGTCCCTCTCAACGCGGGGGAGACTTCTAATCATTGAGATTGGGAAGCCTGACAATCCGCTTGCCAGGGGAGTCTATAGGGTTTATTGGAGGTTTATCGCCACTTTAGTAGCTAGGATAGCCGCAAGGTGGACTGCTAGAGGTAATCCATGGAGGTGGTTGGCAGTTACCTATGACAACCTACCACAAAATAGGCTTTTGGAGTTAATGATATCACGTAGCTTGAAGGTGGATAGGAAGTGTTCAAACTTCGGCTTCGTCAACCTTGTCATAGCGGAAAAGACCGAATAG
- a CDS encoding aspartate aminotransferase family protein produces MGQCWDRLLELDKRYYLFNYYAAEEYAPTLITETDGAYIVDDKGNRLLDLTAQLMCVNLGNRHQKIQAAIRESLNKFGYVWEKYPTEERIKATCLLMENILGSDGWAGKLRFVSTGSEAVEMGLMLAKLFMNRPNIFTRLWAYHGWTEAARSCTMIRGIRGLLSSRKGYIKDIPANHTGGYFVAPPPYCYRCPLGRDYPDCKVSGKLGCVTFTEHLIEAVGAETVAGVITEVVMGVGAVVPPPEYTPQMRRLTHNLGLLWIDDEVVCGFGRTGKWFAYQHYLPEVKPDIMILGKGLTSAQLPAAGVVVSKEIAKFFEDYRWWHVSTYGAHPIVMAVVAANIEAMLEDGVVDHAAKIGEYLGEGLRSLQDRHRCVGHVAGVGMFWTVEIVKDRDTKKPFIEEDRGALYTGDTSNYPVSIIASKCLEKGCLIGGFTPNTLRITPPLTLNEEEVDKGLAALDYALAAVDKMCPLNR; encoded by the coding sequence ATGGGGCAATGCTGGGACAGATTGTTAGAGCTGGATAAGCGGTATTACTTGTTTAACTACTATGCCGCAGAAGAGTATGCTCCTACGCTGATAACCGAGACCGATGGAGCCTATATAGTTGACGATAAGGGGAATAGGCTACTAGACTTAACCGCTCAGTTGATGTGTGTAAACCTCGGAAACCGCCACCAAAAGATCCAGGCGGCCATAAGGGAGAGTCTCAACAAATTTGGATATGTCTGGGAGAAGTACCCCACCGAGGAGAGGATCAAAGCTACCTGCCTTCTGATGGAGAACATCTTGGGAAGTGATGGCTGGGCGGGTAAGTTGCGGTTTGTAAGCACGGGGAGCGAGGCTGTGGAGATGGGTCTAATGTTGGCTAAGCTATTCATGAACCGCCCCAACATATTCACAAGGCTTTGGGCGTATCACGGGTGGACTGAAGCCGCGAGATCCTGCACAATGATTCGGGGTATCCGCGGGCTGCTATCCTCCAGAAAAGGCTATATAAAGGACATCCCAGCTAACCACACAGGAGGTTACTTTGTCGCTCCACCACCTTACTGTTACAGGTGCCCTCTAGGTAGGGACTATCCTGACTGTAAGGTGAGTGGTAAGCTGGGCTGTGTCACTTTTACAGAACATCTCATCGAAGCTGTTGGCGCCGAGACTGTCGCTGGAGTTATCACAGAGGTGGTGATGGGTGTGGGGGCGGTTGTCCCACCTCCGGAGTATACTCCTCAGATGAGAAGATTAACTCACAATTTAGGCTTACTCTGGATAGATGACGAGGTGGTATGTGGCTTTGGGAGGACTGGCAAATGGTTCGCATACCAGCACTATCTGCCAGAAGTGAAACCTGATATAATGATCCTAGGTAAAGGGTTGACAAGCGCCCAGCTGCCAGCCGCCGGCGTAGTTGTAAGCAAAGAGATCGCCAAATTCTTCGAGGACTATCGCTGGTGGCATGTATCCACATATGGGGCTCACCCCATCGTGATGGCCGTTGTGGCGGCTAATATAGAGGCCATGCTGGAGGATGGTGTAGTTGACCACGCCGCCAAGATCGGCGAATATCTCGGGGAAGGCTTGAGAAGTCTTCAAGATAGGCATAGGTGCGTTGGCCATGTGGCAGGTGTGGGGATGTTCTGGACGGTTGAGATAGTTAAAGACCGAGATACCAAGAAACCATTTATAGAGGAAGATAGGGGGGCGCTCTATACAGGCGACACCTCAAACTACCCTGTGAGCATAATCGCATCCAAGTGCTTAGAAAAAGGTTGCCTTATAGGAGGGTTCACACCAAACACACTCCGCATAACGCCGCCGCTGACCTTAAATGAGGAGGAGGTGGACAAAGGTCTGGCGGCTCTAGACTATGCGCTGGCGGCTGTAGATAAAATGTGCCCCCTCAATCGTTGA
- the ala gene encoding alanine dehydrogenase has protein sequence MAKRILLLSESEVKQALEIEDFLETAELAFKEKALGKTQMPPKSYLFFERYGGDLRTMPSYIESLNISGVKVVNAHPDNPKKYGLPSIIATMILADPQTGSPLAIMGCTWITAMRTGAAGAIATKHLGRPNSRVLALVGAGVQASAQLKCISAVLPHLEEVRVTDLSDEALRRFIEVNRRQFKFRFTPCEDVKRCVEGADVVSTQTPSRAPIVESSWISPGTHINAIGADAPGKQELDPLLLKRARIFVDDVEQAIHSGEMNVPFRQGFITKDDIRGELGEVLTGAKIGRTSDDEITIFDSTGLSLQDVSAAERAYRKARAAKLGRWVTLND, from the coding sequence CTGGCTAAACGCATACTTCTTCTTTCTGAAAGCGAGGTAAAACAGGCACTGGAGATAGAGGACTTCCTCGAGACGGCGGAGTTAGCCTTCAAAGAGAAAGCTTTGGGGAAGACACAGATGCCACCGAAGAGCTACCTCTTCTTCGAGAGGTATGGCGGCGACCTTAGAACCATGCCCTCCTATATCGAGAGCCTTAACATTTCAGGTGTGAAAGTGGTCAATGCCCACCCGGACAACCCAAAAAAGTATGGGCTACCCTCAATCATCGCCACGATGATCCTGGCGGATCCCCAGACTGGAAGCCCTCTAGCGATAATGGGTTGTACATGGATAACCGCTATGAGAACTGGCGCTGCCGGAGCCATCGCCACGAAACATTTGGGGCGACCCAACTCCCGTGTTTTGGCTTTAGTCGGTGCTGGAGTTCAAGCCTCGGCACAGCTTAAATGTATAAGTGCGGTACTGCCACATCTGGAAGAGGTAAGAGTAACGGATCTAAGTGATGAGGCTCTCAGAAGGTTCATTGAGGTAAATCGCCGCCAGTTTAAATTTAGGTTCACCCCCTGTGAAGATGTAAAAAGATGCGTCGAGGGAGCCGATGTGGTCTCCACTCAGACGCCAAGCAGGGCTCCCATTGTGGAGAGCAGTTGGATCAGCCCTGGAACTCATATAAATGCTATAGGGGCTGATGCCCCGGGCAAGCAGGAGCTTGATCCCCTACTTCTGAAGCGGGCAAGGATATTTGTGGATGATGTGGAGCAGGCGATTCACAGTGGAGAGATGAATGTTCCCTTTCGCCAAGGGTTTATTACGAAGGATGATATTCGCGGGGAGCTGGGGGAAGTTCTTACAGGCGCAAAGATTGGAAGGACCTCCGACGACGAGATTACAATCTTCGACTCTACGGGGCTCTCCTTACAGGATGTCTCGGCTGCTGAAAGGGCTTACAGGAAGGCTAGAGCCGCAAAGCTTGGGAGATGGGTCACTCTCAACGATTGA
- a CDS encoding helix-turn-helix domain-containing protein encodes MEVGFTLKDRINELAKQLEVYGFTYKEAVVYLNLLAKNGCKASELAETLGMQRTAVYEILNELQKRAVVQRTLEKPFRYSALPVANVITAHLAEFTQKLKEKEANKAKILANLDFLPVKKPTDVEFFQLVQGRDVIYGKVRDLCSVAEEEILIALSQPLSIIVKYDLDSVFRSARSNGVKVRLLNDLQRSETSLVKKLLRVCEIRHASTLCSDFFIVDKHVLMVLKNNPDAPSKDTALWLDSAGFRSAMRALFGEWWHMSLGARQYLLELKKSCEHGEIFSCLNYECIKPYAIRMYYSAKEEIDLMGLSETALPHQIKECQEIMKNKSVNEKVHVRALAHLSGPVSDGLLDLAKYVEVRITDFACAAMLSIVDQNEVLIQDLTGYNEAGACLATWIRSPAVASSFRLFFEYVWDSSTPFDEMAVLPSGSVISKSKSVSLASLKVYRP; translated from the coding sequence ATGGAAGTTGGATTTACGCTGAAAGATAGGATTAACGAGCTTGCGAAACAACTGGAAGTTTACGGTTTCACCTACAAGGAGGCAGTTGTCTACCTTAATCTTCTTGCAAAAAATGGTTGCAAGGCTTCTGAACTTGCTGAAACCTTGGGGATGCAGAGAACTGCCGTCTATGAAATTCTTAATGAGCTGCAGAAGAGAGCGGTAGTTCAAAGGACACTCGAGAAACCTTTTAGATATAGCGCCCTACCTGTGGCGAACGTGATAACAGCGCATCTTGCTGAGTTTACCCAGAAATTAAAGGAGAAAGAAGCTAATAAAGCTAAAATTCTCGCCAACTTGGATTTTCTTCCCGTCAAGAAACCTACGGATGTTGAATTTTTCCAGCTAGTTCAGGGTAGGGATGTAATCTATGGTAAAGTCAGGGACCTATGTAGCGTAGCTGAAGAAGAAATCCTGATAGCCTTGAGCCAACCCCTCTCGATTATTGTTAAGTATGATTTGGACAGCGTGTTCAGAAGTGCGCGGAGTAATGGGGTCAAGGTTAGATTGTTGAATGATCTGCAGCGATCTGAAACGTCTCTAGTAAAGAAACTGTTGAGGGTCTGTGAGATCCGCCATGCGTCCACTCTCTGCTCAGACTTTTTCATAGTCGACAAGCATGTCTTGATGGTTTTGAAAAATAACCCGGATGCGCCATCTAAAGATACTGCACTCTGGTTAGACTCAGCTGGATTTAGGAGTGCGATGAGAGCTCTATTCGGCGAATGGTGGCATATGAGCCTCGGCGCGAGGCAATATTTACTCGAGTTAAAGAAGAGCTGCGAGCATGGTGAAATTTTTTCATGCCTTAATTACGAGTGCATTAAACCCTACGCAATCCGTATGTACTACTCAGCCAAGGAGGAGATAGATCTAATGGGCCTAAGTGAAACAGCTTTGCCGCATCAGATAAAGGAGTGCCAGGAGATAATGAAAAATAAATCGGTGAACGAGAAAGTTCACGTTCGGGCCTTGGCGCACTTAAGCGGGCCGGTTTCCGATGGTCTACTAGACCTCGCAAAATATGTTGAGGTGCGGATAACCGACTTTGCTTGTGCGGCTATGCTTAGCATCGTAGACCAGAATGAGGTTCTCATCCAAGATCTTACAGGCTATAACGAGGCGGGGGCATGCTTGGCAACATGGATTCGCTCCCCTGCTGTTGCATCTTCATTCCGCCTCTTCTTCGAGTATGTGTGGGATAGTTCAACACCCTTCGATGAAATGGCGGTGCTTCCTTCCGGCAGTGTCATCTCAAAGAGTAAGTCTGTCTCTCTTGCCTCTTTAAAAGTCTACAGGCCTTAA